A region of the Arachis hypogaea cultivar Tifrunner chromosome 15, arahy.Tifrunner.gnm2.J5K5, whole genome shotgun sequence genome:
TAACAAGATATGGCAGAGTATCTGGGAATGGAAGGGTCTCCAAAGAGCAAAAATTTTTGTCTGGCAATTAACTCATGGAGGAATTCTAACAGCGGCCAAGACTGCAAAGTGGAGATGAGGTAATAACCAGAATTGCCTGTATTGTGACCCGGACATTGATACCCCTATCCATGTCATTAGAGACTGCCCTGGAGCTTCTGTTGTATGGACCTTGCTGCTAAATCCTCAAAGGGTGGGAGAATTCTTCAATCTCGGACTGCAAGATTGGATTCTAGCTAATTTCAGTCTGGATTTTGGTAATGATAGTGAAATAGATTCGAAGGTCTGTTTACGATTGCTACTTGGTCGATCTGAAAATTCAGGAATGAATTCATTCACTAGAACAAGAGTTATCCTTTGAGGACCAAAGAGATGAAAATCAAAAGGTTAGCTAGAGAAGTAAGGGAAACTACAAGAGGGGAGGATGGGAATCTGCAACGAGTTAACATTTCACTGGTTTGGCAACCTCCTCTTGATCAGTGGGTCAAGCTTAATATTGATGGAACCTCGCAAGGTAACTTTGGACCTGCTAGTTTTGCAGGGGTGTTTAGAGATAGTGTGGGTGGTTGGATCTTGGGATATGGGTGCAAGTTGAGAACTGTCAAAGCGATTCAGGCAGAGGTGGAAGCTATTCTTATGGGACTCCAGAtagctaagaggaagagaatccCCAAGCTTATCATTAAGAGTGACTCGCAAGGGGCCATTGAGTTAGTTAGAAATCCCCCGAAGTTCCATCCCAGTCTCACTCATCCAATAAGAAAGATTGTGTCGCTCTTTGCATAAAATTGACAAGTGGTAATCAGACATGCTTATAGAGAGGTAAACCAGGTGGCAGATGGGTTAGCTTACTTAATGTTGAATCAGAATAGTAACCGCGTGGAATGGGAACACTCTCCTACATCGATCTCTTTAGCCTTCTTTGCTGATAGAAGTGGGATTCACTTTCCCCGTTTATCTTAGTTTCTTTTTTGTTCTTGGTCTTAGGCCCTCACTTTTACAGaaacgaaaaaaagaagaaattcaagtccaaaaaaaaaaactttcaaaaTCTTGGCCGTTCACATAATTTATATACAATGCAACTAGGTATCCTTTATATATTGTCCTTTATTCAGTTTTTAGAGGAAAGAGAGAGAATATAAAATAAGTAACTCCCTTAATCTAGCATTTCTCATTTATATTATATCTTAATAGTGGAGACAAATAGAATATCACATTCCGCCCAAATACAACAGCATATGAGAACAATTCTAAGGTGAAAAAAGTATCTTTGGATCTTTTAAAGACATGAATGCTTTTATAATATGAAAAAGTACGAGGAATGTTGAGACCGATTCATCAAATTAAACCATATTagcaagaatgaaaacaaaaatattagaaaaaaagatATAGTGACACGTGGTAATAAAAATGTtcaaattgaataataatatctaaaaagataaattatgttttttttgtttCTAACGTTTGTGATTTGTTTTAAATATCCTTAATGtttagttttattaaaattttgtttttaacgttttcgatttgtatcaaaattaTCGTTGAAcgttaatttcatataaaattttagggacaaaattgaaaagTTTCAAGGATAGTTTTGTTAGAAATTGAAAATGTGAGGGATAGAATTGAATGAATcgaaaatgttagggacaaaattgaatgaaattaaacgttagggataattttaaaaaatattacaaacattaaGGACAAAAGGTATACTTTattctatataaaaatataaatgatatttGTACTACTTTTTTTTAGTACACTTCCTTGTACACTTTTTTATgctataaaagattttttttatctttttcactttttatcaaataattctaatacaaaaattaaaatatataaattaatacataaaaatgGTGCATAATATAGGAATAAATTTGAACATGCATTTATGCTACGCGTATAATACATCCCCTGATTTGATGTCCAGCATTCCTTGAGAGCTTTCTCTCATTCCTTTCTAACACCCTAACAAAACAGACGTTTATATGTATGTCTACCAACTAATATAATAATGCATGTAACGATCTTCTGTTTACCACATTAGACCgttattgagttttttttttatatattttctttatttactgTCGCTTAAATTCACTTGTCTCTTCATTTTCGAGGGCGACGCTCCTACTTTCTTCAATGACTTTGACATTTTAAGGTAATTAAAATTCCCTTTcaatctttcttttcattttacccTTTTGGAAATGAGTTTCTGGCATATTAAATTGGTAAATTGAACTCTTCCATATGAATAAGGAATGAAAATGCAATTTGTCTAATGGTAATgcatttatcttatttatttatatatttattaaattttcatTAATAGCAAAATGATTAACATCACTGCATATATGCTTAAATTTGCATGGATGCAAATTCATATCAAAATTGAATTTGAGTGGGTACATGAATTTGTCTAAGAAAGCTAGCTTTTATTAATATTGTTACATGAATCTTCATTGTAAGCTACAAAACATCAATTTCAGCTACTTACATATATATATTCATCTtcatttatagaaattaatatcGTGCAACcaaaattgatttaaatttagAAAAGGGTAAAATAGCAGAGACAAAATCAAAGACGCCATCGATGCAATCATCCACACAGAATCTTCCTGGCTTCAAGAAATCCGTTAAACTGAAGTATGTAAAGCTTGGTTATCATTACCTCATAACCCATGGAATGTACCTCTTTTTTTCCCCTCTTGTGGGAATTATACTTGCGGAGCTGTCCACTTTCACAATAAAAGATGTTTATGATATTTGGGAGCATCTACAATATAACTTGGTATTTCTTATTCTATGCTCCAACCTCCTTGTATTTTTAACAACCTTATACTTTGTGACTCGACCGCGGCCGGTGTACCTTATCGATTTTTCCACCTACAAGGCCAAAGAATCTATGCAATGCTCAAAACAAAGATTTATGGAGCAATCTCGAATGAGTGGTTTTTTCACAGAGGAAAATCTCGAATTCCAACGAAAAATTCTTGAGAGATCTGGTCTTGGGGACAACACTTATCTTCCTGAGGCTGTCCTTTGCATTCCTCCAAACCCTTCAATGAGTACAGCTAGGAAAGAAGCCGAGGATGTAATGTTTGGTGCAATGGATGATCTGTTAGCAAAGACTTCAATAAATCCAAAAGACATTGGGATTTTGATTGTAAATTGTAGCCTGTTCAATCCAACTCCATCCCTGTCTGCAAATATTATCAATCACTATAAGCTCCGAGGGAATATAAAGAGCTTTAACTTGGGTGGAATGGGGTGTAGTGCTGGAGTTATATCGATTGATCTTGCTAAAGATCTTCTCCAAGTACATCCCAACTCATATGCATTGGTAGTTAGTACGGAGAACATTACTTTGAATTGGTATACTGGAAATGATCGATCGAAACTCGTCTCAAATTGTTTGTTCCGTGTGGGAGGAGCTGCAATTCTACTTTCCAACAAAAGATCCGACTGGAGACGGTCGAAATACCAATTGTTTCACACTGTTCGCACGAACAAGGCCAGTGAAGACAAGAGCTTTAGCTGCGTTACACAAGAAGATGATGCCAATGGCAAAGTTGGTGTCACATTATCAAAAGACCTTATGACAATTGCAGGGGATGCTTTGAAATCCAACATCACCACATTAGGCCCTCTTGTGCTTCCAACATCTGAGCAATTGCTATTCTTTGCAACATTGGTTGCCAAGAAACTTTTAAAGATGAAAGTCAAAGCATATATTCCAGATTTCAAGCTTGCATTCGAACACTTTTGCATTCACGCAGGAGGCAGGGCCGTTTTGGATGAGTTGGAGAAGAACTTGCAGCTATCTCCATGGCATATGGAGCCATCCAGAATGACCCTTTATCGTTTTGGAAACACGTCTAGCAGCTCGTTATGGTATGAATTGGCTTACACAGAAGCCAAAGGAAGGGTCAAAAAGGGTGATAGAGTATGGCAAATAGCATTTGGTTCTGGATTCAAGTGCAATAGTGCAGTATGGAAAGCTCTCAAGACCATTAACcctattaaagaaaaaaatcctTGGACTGATGAGATCCACAACTTCCCAATTGAGGTTCCAAGGGTTTCATCATTGTAATTCTGAACAATGCAATTTCACATATTGTTGTTTACTTCAAGGAGGATTTGGAGGATCATATTTATGTTAGTGTAAGGCATTGAAATACATTTATAAAATGGAAAACGCGAACATATTATCTGTTCATAATATTCAATTCACTAAAATATTATTGTCAcaaaagaatttagtttttgaaatcttgaaaaaaagaaataatatctTTGTCATTTAATGATTATCTTTGTAAAATAAAAGATGATGATATACGaggggaataataataataataataataataataataataataataataataataataataataataataataataatattttgtgaaaaaaattggTTTGATAGGTGCGGTACATGTCTTCTAATGCAATGAAACAAAAAGTGgaaaaatatatgttaaacttAAAGTGTTCTATAgtcactgaaaaaaaaaaacaaaaacttgaAGTGTTCTACTTTAAAGTAagagtaaatagtcaaattaaGTTTTAAAAGATCACTCGATCTCTATATTGATCTCCAAAAgattaaattaatcaaaatctttctcgaaaaattttaaattaatcacgtTAGTCCCTCTGTCCATTCTGTCACTAACATCGTTAAATTTTGCTGACGTGGCACGTTAGTTTTTTTTTCAAGATTCAGGACCACAGACGGACCCAAACCATTAGAAAACTGGAGCCTAACCCAACAACCCGACCCGGCGGTCACATACTCTCCTTCTCCTCTATGCGTCTCAGCCTTTATGCCGGTTCCAACAGGTGCTGCCTCCTCGTCGATGCCGTTCTAAACAACTGATTATTAATATCCATGGATGGAAAAAAAATCTGTTAGAAATAATCGATACTCAATAAGCTTTTCTGTGAGTTGACGGATATCATTTGAAGCATGCTTTCTAAGAGGATTAATAGCCTTTCCAATCTCAATTGCATGGCAAAGGTAATTCCAAGAATTAGAGAACtcgccaaaaaaaattttaaaagccagGATAGATTGCCAAAAAACCAAAGCAAAGAATGATTGAATTCACAAACCTTGAGACAATCAACAGTGAGTTTCATCAATTGCAGCTTCCTCAGTGATTCAAACAATACTACATCTGACTGTTCTTCCGTTTCATCAGTCAATGCCTCAGCTTCACCAAAGCTATAATTGCTAAGGACCCTATTCACATCCTATTCACATCATAAGTAGAGCAGATCGGTGCAAGTTGCAGCGGAGGAAGAAACCACATTCCACTAGAAGCCAGCAGCGGTGATTGAGGAAGAGGACAGAGAAGAGTTGGACAGCGCAGCGACGTCAAACTCTACGACATTAGGCGGAGGGTGCTCAGTGAAGTAGCAGCTACCTATTCATGCTAGAGAGGAACTGCGGGCAAGGACCGGCGGCATCATGGTAGAGGAACGTGCATGGACTGACGGTGACCTAAAATAACTTGCAGGGCGGCGGCGTGGTGGAGCTtcaggtagaagaagaagaagaagctgctgAATGTGGGAACAAGGAAATCCTATTCCTTGCTATGCTGGGTTTGGGTTTCGTTTGATGCGGGTAGGATTCGGATTCGGGTTGGGTTGTCAAGCTAACGTTCCATGTCAGCAAAATTTAATGTCGTTAGTGACAGAATAGACGGAGGGACTAAcgtgattaattttaaatctttcaaggataattttgattaatttaatcTTTCGAGAATCAACTTGGAGATCGGGTaatctttcagggactaatttgactatttactctaTAAAGTAACATAACTTTGAGACAAAAAAATGTCTATTCACATGAGAGGGTtataacctaaaaaaaaaaaaaaaaataacaccatGATATATAACGAACAATATTTTAGCCAATATCAGTCAATAATTAATTGGATTACAAGCAAAgccagaaaaaaaatcaaaataa
Encoded here:
- the LOC112750613 gene encoding 3-ketoacyl-CoA synthase 11-like, coding for MQSSTQNLPGFKKSVKLKYVKLGYHYLITHGMYLFFSPLVGIILAELSTFTIKDVYDIWEHLQYNLVFLILCSNLLVFLTTLYFVTRPRPVYLIDFSTYKAKESMQCSKQRFMEQSRMSGFFTEENLEFQRKILERSGLGDNTYLPEAVLCIPPNPSMSTARKEAEDVMFGAMDDLLAKTSINPKDIGILIVNCSLFNPTPSLSANIINHYKLRGNIKSFNLGGMGCSAGVISIDLAKDLLQVHPNSYALVVSTENITLNWYTGNDRSKLVSNCLFRVGGAAILLSNKRSDWRRSKYQLFHTVRTNKASEDKSFSCVTQEDDANGKVGVTLSKDLMTIAGDALKSNITTLGPLVLPTSEQLLFFATLVAKKLLKMKVKAYIPDFKLAFEHFCIHAGGRAVLDELEKNLQLSPWHMEPSRMTLYRFGNTSSSSLWYELAYTEAKGRVKKGDRVWQIAFGSGFKCNSAVWKALKTINPIKEKNPWTDEIHNFPIEVPRVSSL